In Nocardioides sp. zg-1228, a single window of DNA contains:
- a CDS encoding helix-turn-helix domain-containing protein — translation MAAAFAAVGGKWKLTLIYWLAHGESHFAGLRRHAEPITPKVLAEQLRELQADGLVERTETGPVPAPVVYRLTPYGATVLPVVESVRLWGESHLERTGGPTRDDAMACGRVVA, via the coding sequence ATGGCCGCGGCGTTCGCGGCGGTCGGCGGCAAGTGGAAGCTGACCTTGATCTACTGGCTGGCGCACGGTGAGTCGCACTTCGCCGGACTGCGCCGCCACGCTGAGCCGATCACACCGAAGGTGCTCGCCGAGCAGCTCCGCGAGCTGCAGGCCGACGGACTGGTCGAGCGGACCGAGACCGGGCCGGTGCCCGCACCCGTCGTCTACCGCCTGACGCCCTACGGCGCCACGGTGCTGCCGGTCGTGGAGAGCGTCCGGCTGTGGGGGGAGTCCCACCTCGAGCGCACCGGCGGGCCGACCCGCGACGATGCGATGGCGTGCGGTCGGGTGGTCGCCTGA
- a CDS encoding Na+/H+ antiporter subunit A: MLIAVLLAAAVASPWLVLRAGRRVFLALAAVPLAGAIWVAAQTPAVHDGEMLVEVHPWVGSIGMDLAFAMGTLQWLMALIVLGIGALVLGYCAWYFDDDDDGVPRFAGVLVAFVASMLGLVLADDLLLLYVFWELTTVFSFLLIGHDSARRASRRAAIQALVVTTLGGLVLLVGAILVGHAAGTYRISEILADPPTGIAVTVGVLLLLVGAISKSALLPFHFWLPSAMAAPTPVSAYLHAASMVKAGVYLVALLAPAFAAVTGWRTTLLVLGLATMVLGGVRALRQHDLKLLLAYGTVSQLGFLVLVLGTGTRSAMMAGLALLLAHALFKATLFLVVGIIDHSTGTRDLRELTGLARRMPVLAGAAALAAASMAGVPPLLGYVAKESVLVALVDVARDGDGTGITTANGWLLVAGVVVGSILTAAYSARFLWGAFANRGVASPPSVHSPSAAFVAAPVVLAALSLLLGASGGPLTSLLAGQADAFPPGAHEPELTLWHGTGLPLLLTAITLAAGAVLFVAREPVARFQAALAHDWSLERAYRGGMRLLDRTAVEVTGVVQRGSAAAYLGIILVVLVVLPGSTLLGGLGDVDVQAWDNPAQAVIGVIIVAAAVLTARSRRRIRAVLLVSVTGYGTALLFVLQGAPDLALTQALVETLTVVVFVLALRRLPEYFTDRPLTAQRWVRMALGLAVAVVVAGFLLMAGAARVSDPVSLTLPEQALEFGGGGNIVNVILVDTRAWDTLGELSVLVAAATGVASLVYVNARGADIRRVHDIPFPVGVKKVATSPGRRAWLPGSRTLAPEKRSIVFEVIVRLLFHTLIVISVYLLLAGHNAPGGGFAAGMTTGLALVIRYLAGGRYELDEAAPVDAGRLIGGGLAVAALAALLPLAFGGVVLQSAVIDLHVPLLGDLHLVSSALFDVGVYLVVVGLVLDLLRALGSHIDRDIQRELRRTETENA, encoded by the coding sequence ATGCTGATCGCCGTGCTGCTGGCGGCGGCAGTGGCATCGCCGTGGCTCGTGCTGCGTGCCGGACGGCGCGTGTTCCTGGCCCTGGCGGCAGTACCTCTCGCCGGTGCGATCTGGGTCGCCGCGCAGACGCCCGCCGTGCACGACGGCGAGATGCTCGTCGAGGTGCATCCGTGGGTCGGCAGCATCGGCATGGATCTCGCCTTCGCCATGGGCACCCTGCAGTGGCTGATGGCCCTCATCGTGCTCGGCATCGGTGCGCTCGTCCTCGGCTACTGCGCCTGGTACTTCGACGACGACGACGACGGCGTGCCTCGCTTCGCGGGCGTGCTGGTGGCGTTCGTGGCCTCGATGCTGGGCCTCGTCCTGGCCGACGACCTGCTGCTGCTCTACGTGTTCTGGGAGCTGACCACGGTCTTCTCCTTCCTGCTGATCGGCCACGACTCCGCCCGACGAGCCAGCAGGCGGGCCGCCATCCAGGCGCTCGTCGTCACGACGCTCGGCGGCCTCGTGCTCCTCGTCGGAGCGATCCTGGTCGGCCACGCCGCCGGGACCTACCGCATCTCCGAGATCCTCGCCGACCCGCCCACGGGCATCGCGGTGACCGTCGGCGTGCTGCTGCTCCTCGTCGGGGCGATCAGCAAGTCGGCCCTCCTCCCCTTCCACTTCTGGCTGCCCTCCGCGATGGCGGCGCCCACCCCGGTGAGCGCCTACCTCCACGCGGCGTCCATGGTGAAGGCCGGGGTCTACCTCGTGGCCCTCCTCGCGCCCGCCTTCGCCGCCGTCACCGGCTGGCGCACCACGCTGCTCGTCCTCGGCCTCGCGACCATGGTGCTCGGCGGGGTCCGCGCCCTGCGCCAGCACGACCTCAAGCTGCTGCTCGCCTACGGCACCGTGAGCCAGCTCGGCTTCCTAGTGCTCGTGCTGGGCACCGGCACCCGCAGCGCGATGATGGCCGGCCTGGCGCTCCTGCTCGCCCACGCGCTGTTCAAGGCGACGCTCTTCCTCGTCGTCGGGATCATCGACCACAGCACCGGCACCCGTGACCTGCGCGAGCTGACCGGCCTGGCCCGCCGGATGCCCGTCCTCGCCGGTGCCGCGGCCCTCGCCGCCGCCTCGATGGCCGGCGTCCCGCCGCTCCTGGGCTACGTCGCCAAGGAGAGCGTCCTGGTCGCCCTCGTCGACGTCGCCCGCGACGGTGACGGCACGGGGATCACCACGGCCAACGGATGGCTGCTGGTCGCCGGCGTGGTCGTCGGCTCCATCCTCACCGCGGCCTACTCCGCGCGGTTCCTGTGGGGCGCGTTCGCCAACCGCGGCGTCGCGTCCCCTCCGTCGGTCCACTCCCCCTCCGCCGCCTTCGTCGCCGCGCCCGTCGTGCTGGCCGCCCTGTCGCTCCTGCTCGGCGCCTCCGGCGGGCCGCTCACCTCGCTCCTCGCGGGGCAGGCCGACGCGTTCCCGCCCGGGGCCCACGAGCCCGAGCTCACCCTGTGGCACGGCACGGGGCTGCCACTGCTGCTGACGGCGATCACGCTCGCCGCCGGCGCCGTCCTGTTCGTCGCCCGCGAGCCCGTCGCCCGCTTCCAGGCCGCCCTTGCCCATGACTGGAGCCTCGAACGCGCCTACCGCGGCGGGATGCGGCTGCTCGACCGCACCGCGGTCGAGGTCACCGGTGTGGTCCAGCGCGGCTCCGCGGCGGCCTACCTCGGCATCATCCTCGTCGTCCTCGTGGTGCTGCCCGGCTCGACGCTCCTCGGCGGCCTCGGCGACGTCGACGTGCAGGCGTGGGACAACCCCGCCCAAGCCGTCATCGGCGTCATCATCGTCGCCGCCGCCGTGCTGACCGCCCGGTCGCGCCGCCGCATCCGCGCCGTGCTGCTCGTCAGCGTGACGGGCTACGGCACGGCACTGCTGTTCGTCCTCCAGGGAGCCCCCGACCTCGCCCTCACGCAGGCGCTCGTCGAGACGCTGACCGTGGTGGTGTTCGTGCTGGCCCTGCGCCGGCTGCCCGAGTACTTCACCGACCGCCCGCTCACCGCCCAGCGCTGGGTCCGCATGGCGCTGGGGCTCGCAGTGGCGGTCGTCGTCGCCGGGTTCCTCCTCATGGCGGGCGCGGCGCGCGTCAGCGACCCGGTCTCGCTGACGCTGCCCGAGCAGGCGCTCGAGTTCGGCGGCGGAGGCAACATCGTCAACGTCATCCTCGTCGACACCCGCGCGTGGGACACGCTCGGCGAGCTCTCGGTGCTGGTGGCGGCGGCCACCGGTGTGGCCAGCCTGGTCTACGTCAACGCCCGCGGAGCCGACATCCGCCGCGTCCACGACATCCCGTTCCCCGTGGGCGTCAAGAAGGTCGCGACGTCCCCCGGCCGACGAGCCTGGCTCCCGGGCTCGCGCACCTTGGCGCCCGAGAAGCGCTCGATCGTCTTCGAGGTCATCGTCCGGCTGCTCTTCCACACGCTGATCGTGATCTCGGTCTACCTCCTGCTTGCGGGGCACAACGCCCCGGGCGGCGGCTTCGCGGCCGGCATGACCACCGGTCTGGCCCTCGTGATCCGCTACCTGGCCGGCGGCCGCTACGAGCTCGACGAGGCCGCGCCGGTGGACGCCGGGCGCCTGATCGGCGGCGGACTCGCCGTCGCCGCGCTGGCCGCGCTGCTGCCCCTGGCGTTCGGCGGCGTCGTGCTGCAGTCCGCGGTCATCGACCTGCACGTGCCGCTCCTCGGCGACCTGCACCTGGTCTCGTCCGCCCTCTTCGACGTCGGCGTCTACCTCGTGGTCGTCGGGCTCGTCCTCGACCTGCTGCGCGCGCTCGGGTCCCACATCGACCGCGACATCCAGCGCGAGCTGCGCCGCACGGAGACGGAGAACGCATGA
- a CDS encoding Na(+)/H(+) antiporter subunit C codes for MTVNLTLVLIAASLLGCGVYLVLERSLSRVLIGLVMIGNGVSLSFMVAGGPAGRAPIVTKGGDTTGLTDPLPQAMVLTAIVITLATTAFVLAMAYRSWQLNGHDDVQDDIEDDTIRRLAHRDVTSEAYDATTSDFPGDDSSGDLGQGPDDDPLAADAAEMRSQ; via the coding sequence ATGACCGTCAACCTCACGCTCGTCCTCATCGCGGCGTCGCTGCTCGGCTGCGGCGTCTACCTCGTCCTCGAGCGCAGCCTGTCTCGGGTGCTCATCGGCCTCGTCATGATCGGCAACGGCGTCAGCCTGTCCTTCATGGTGGCCGGCGGTCCCGCCGGCCGGGCGCCCATCGTGACCAAGGGCGGCGACACCACGGGCCTCACCGACCCCCTCCCCCAGGCGATGGTGCTCACGGCCATCGTCATCACCCTCGCCACCACCGCGTTCGTGCTGGCCATGGCCTACCGCAGCTGGCAGCTCAACGGGCACGACGACGTGCAGGACGACATCGAGGACGACACCATCCGCAGGCTCGCGCACCGCGACGTCACGTCCGAGGCCTACGACGCCACCACCTCCGACTTCCCCGGCGACGACTCCAGTGGCGACCTCGGCCAAGGTCCCGACGACGACCCGCTGGCCGCC